The window TAAATTCTGTTTCACTTTCCATTTTTTCAAAAGCGGAAATAATTTTTTTAGTTTGTCCAAATTTTTAGAATTTTGAAACTCGCTAAAAGCTTTCTCTTTGGCTTTTTGAAAAGCAGTTTTAAACTCTGTTTCTCGATCTAAGAACTCTATAAATCGTTGGATTTCAAGAAGATTTTTCCACTCAAATCGCTCTCTATCTTGAATAAGATGAGCTTTGATTTTATGTGCATTTAAAAATGATTGCAATGTCAAAGCTTCAATATTGTTATTTACAAGTATTGCAATCGTCGAGTTTTTGTTTTGAGAATTTATTTTTACAACCTCTTTTCCAACTGTTGAATATAAATGTTGGCACTTTTCAACTTTTATAAATTTTAGTTCTCCTCTCTCTTTTTTCCCTTTTGGAATTGCAAGTCTGTTTCTCTTTTTTCTATATTCGATTGAGTTTCCAAAATGATTTGCAAAATCAACTATTTTTGAGTCGCTTCGATAATTTTCAAGAAGT is drawn from Thiovulum sp. ES and contains these coding sequences:
- a CDS encoding DNA/RNA helicase, superfamily I (PFAM: UvrD/REP helicase~IMG reference gene:2508610139_SP), whose amino-acid sequence is MGKVAYQLDIHTFHSFVNIVTGEIGLDSKDNSLENFNQNFSEYKEFLSPKTALYLDEFQDVFQSSMRLIYNLLNHLKIRKIVAVGDDDQIILDFIGADVKYFDYFWEYLNRNENGKKAEYQLLENYRSDSKIVDFANHFGNSIEYRKKRNRLAIPKGKKERGELKFIKVEKCQHLYSTVGKEVVKINSQNKNSTIAILVNNNIEALTLQSFLNAHKIKAHLIQDRERFEWKNLLEIQRFIEFLDRETEFKTAFQKAKEKAFSEFQNSKNLDKLKKLFPLLKKWKVKQNLKILCFLLMRSRTLFLKKTKIITKLLLQRYTNQKVWNLTM